A stretch of Brachyhypopomus gauderio isolate BG-103 chromosome 3, BGAUD_0.2, whole genome shotgun sequence DNA encodes these proteins:
- the tet3 gene encoding methylcytosine dioxygenase TET3 isoform X1 — protein sequence MHNPRAASAPPTPDIYDFSQDEEDGKVFLGARAATAVSPLMKYIQTEHQHAGLYALPHPDCGELPGPAALSRKKRRRCGVCAPCRRTENCGNCSNCLNRKIGHQICKLRKCDELKKKRIPCQVGYFDDSTKVFTLTQNLATETLSGVASVDGPRGSVQMENDHERLGNGVLHQEPSNGLNRHAGNGEDTNGLDGGALAIEQQQQNHLHQETLACRPQAQGWCPIGGGNLQEQQAGWNDQTTGSSVNNVDVEDARNLVAFSANAGSLPPCSVNQPSPNPSAQLYERFSQEMASRGDDAKQKGWCGDGEPCVPEDLSKLQTALSQARHGHKPPNCDCEGPECPDYLEWLEKKIKIATDSQDKGLCKMSGAPQQQSQHYQSEPQTQPSGTRAPCGSDLQLQSSVKQPPVSRPYGPHTPIPCSLSALSIAKERNVSLQTAIAIEALTQLSGTGGAAGESTSGISHHQASPQMSSQSQNEIQLVSSSPGPLTPSSASSMPQSALPGHFPQQDPTSWEQSRPQSQGSAHQSSQYSSSNSPFPNSRSATANPFPPQWQQGTGASCEKNAPRNPWMMLNPEPQARFPNPSHCSGGDPMSELKQLLGDTSVKYAKAAFKFPTPPHGLKDSHKAGQLAMPHVKQEVDHGDYPDQASCAAVGQYGMVNGQQHYQAHQLSQSIRHSTQAALQHHLCYKRNLFSNPQCQTLRKWWPQTTAESSLDIKQEPKKKKNAQSSPLLKQPMLGALGPPLPKPKQIIIKKAKQKASQPTFLPKNQIAIQKLPPSLPVIMPSLPNFKPSLPGTEAGFPPCPPPYNPSQVAASQAPPAESQEPILNSSNTPISGNNALGPTSIPTPLPPAHEGLTSSGLAEAGEAIMSNTSTQQTSASQPAPPLPGIGSLDPKFEELIRQFEEEFGEASPSIPATGAPDLGAAPPVVTESQPNSNSGQARPQSPSTEELNNPIVTPIQPESMQEGEKERELEVKQDEAGEKEEDPLSSSLHPAIKQEAEQCEIDVKPSGQLLSQMQEAYLQQQQHRVLVNPFTTPFSPPNKRVKIESSGGLTVLSTTGSFSTAGDDLDTPKKDDFPMTPSLKGFLESPMRYLDTPTKNLLDTPVKDDQPEFPLCNCVEQIVEKDEGPYYNHLGSGPTVASIRELMENRYGEKGDAIRIEKVIFTGREGKSSQGCPIAKWVIRRGSEKEKLLCLVRHRAGHHCDNAVIIILIMCWEGVPRSIGDKLYREVSDTLTKYGIPTSRRCGLNDDRTCACQGKDTELSGASFSFGCSWSMYFNGCKYARSKIPRKFRLQGERPEEEDILRNNFQDLATRVAPVYKKLAPQAYSNQCAHEKVATDCRLGLQEGRPFSGITACMDFCAHAHKDQHNLHNGCTVVCTLTKEDNRQVGVIPDDEQLHVLPLYKISLADEFGSEENQRLKMQNGAIQVLSNFRREVRKLPEPAKSCRQRRLEAKKAASEKKSKKQQVSVTPEKSMKKEIHPPHPQEGNKAIPKQEVKPTIKKQLVDHFQAMNGTLNGYSALGGSKMCPDPYGMNSAYSSFSAPYVRGSMPSNGQPAVHVNGFHPNLQGMPYNYYNYSPNALLPPDLLGYEGRNSTWSRGSAGDQKPDPQELQARMVQAYSNRADQQRQQVSDVAGLGYPHQSELSASPVPPSRASSVPPDQLHRAAPVIKQEPMEVPLFDSRPDGQGQSRPSTPSVTPQPDAWPGHKPNGSLPCKAWDGSVRAGVAPSPFRPDKQRLQAQHSPYPHPQRQWSSYPGTSTSMSPAASPSPALKTGPSPSPHPATPHHWDSPALSPQPKAWGPLGPSGYGPAGLRQGTPVGAYPDKMLSQAAESRGSTPLGLQEKALKSGGASAAGSAPSPAPEGRLFPDALQKPDRQACWDSEVESQSEREAEEEEEVWSDSEHNFLDPNIGGVAVAPAHGSILIECAKRELHATTPLKKPDRSHPTRISLVFYQHKNLNQPCHGLALWEAKMKMLAERAKQRQQEAALLGLSQEEIKAYGKKRKWADGAASPSSGATKDRRDGVTTRLAPTQHTTTMVTVSPYAFTQLTGPYSRFM from the exons GTGGGATATTTTGACGACAGCACAAAAGTTTTCACATTAACCCAAAACCTGGCAACAGAG ACTCTTTCAGGGGTGGCTTCAGTGGATGGCCCCAGAGGCAGTGTCCAGATGGAAAATGACCATGAACGCCTAGGGAACGGCGTGTTGCACCAGGAGCCGTCCAATGGGTTGAACCGGCACGCAGGGAATGGAGAGGATACGAATGGCCTTGATGGGGGAGCTTTGGCCATTGAGCAGCAACAGCAGAACCACCTCCACCAGGAGACACTGGCATGTCGCCCCCAAGCGCAGGGTTGGTGTCCTATAGGAGGCGGTAACCTCCAGGAGCAACAGGCCGGCTGGAACGACCAAACAACCGGAAGCTCGGTGAACAATGTGGACGTGGAGGACGCTAGGAACCTGGTGGCCTTCTCGGCCAATGCTGGCTCCCTGCCCCCGTGCAGCGTCAATCAACCTTCACCGAACCCTAGCGCCCAGCTGTACGAGAGGTTCAGCCAGGAGATGGCGAGTCGCGGAGATGACGCTAAGCAGAAAGGATGGTGCGGGGATGGGGAGCCATGTGTTCCTGAGGATCTGAGCAAGCTGCAGACAGCACTGAGTCAAGCCCGCCATGGCCACAAGCCGCCCAACTGCGACTGCGAGGGACCTGAATGCCCAGACTACCTAGAATGGCTGGAAAAGAAGATCAAAATTGCAACTGACAGCCAGGACAAGGGACTTTGCAAGATGTCAGGGGCTCCCCAGCAGCAGTCGCAACACTATCAGTCTGAGCCCCAAACTCAACCCAGTGGGACTCGCGCCCCCTGTGGATCAGATCTGCAGCTGCAGAGCTCCGTTAAGCAACCTCCTGTCTCAAGACCATATGGCCCCCATACACCTATCCCCTGCTCACTTAGCGCACTGTCCATTGCCAAGGAGAGGAATGTCAGCCTACAGACAGCCATTGCCATCGAGGCACTGACCCAATTATCTGGAACTGGTGGAGCTGCAGGTGAGTCCACATCTGGAATCTCCCACCACCAAGCTTCCCCTCAAATGTCATCTCAGTCCCAAAATGAGATACAATTGGTCTCTTCTTCGCCTGGTCCCCTCACGCCATCGTCTGCCTCCTCGATGCCTCAGTCTGCCCTTCCTGGACATTTTCCTCAACAGGACCCTACATCATGGGAGCAGTCCAGACCTCAGTCCCAGGGCTCTGctcaccagtcctcccagtacagTTCCTCCAACTCCCCGTTCCCAAACTCACGATCAGCCACTGCTAACCCCTTCCCACCGCAGTGGCAGCAGGGCACCGGGGCGAGCTGCGAGAAGAACGCCCCTAGGAACCCCTGGATGATGTTGAACCCTGAGCCCCAGGCTCGTTTCCCCAACCCATCCCACTGCAGCGGCGGCGACCCGATGTCTGAGCTGAAGCAGCTCCTGGGAGACACCAGCGTAAAATACGCCAAAGCTGCCTTTAAGtttccaacacctcctcatggGCTGAAGGACAGCCACAAAGCCGGCCAGCTGGCCATGCCTCATGTCAAGCAGGAGGTTGACCATGGGGATTACCCCGATCAGGCATCGTGTGCTGCAGTGGGCCAGTATGGTATGGTTAACGGTCAACAGCACTACCAGGCTCATCAGCTTTCTCAGTCCATAAGGCACTCAACTCAGGCAGCACTGCAACATCATCTGTGTTACAAGCGTAACCTCTTCTCCAATCCCCAATGCCAGACACTCCGCAAGTGGTGGCCCCAGACCACAGCAGAGAGCTCTCTAGACATCAAACAGGAgcccaagaagaagaagaatgctCAGAGCTCTCCACTCCTCAAGCAGCCGATGCTCGGTGCTTTGGGCCCACCTCTTCCGAAACCTAAACAAATCATTATCAAGAAGGCCAAGCAGAAGGCCTCTCAGCCTACCTTTCTCCCGAAGAACCAGATCGCTATACAAAAACTCCCTCCAAGcttgccagtgattatgccatCCCTACCCAATTTTAAACCATCTCTACCAGGCACGGAGGCTGGGTTTCCCCCCTGTCCACCTCCATATAACCCCTCTCAGGTGGCTGCAAGCCAAGCTCCTCCAGCAGAATCTCAGGAACCCATTTTGAACAGCAGTAATACCCCCATCTCTGGAAACAATGCCCTAGGTCCTACATCTATACCCACCCCATTGCCCCCTGCCCATGAGGGACTGACTAGCTCAGGCCTGGCTGAAGCAGGGGAGGCTATAATGTCCAACACTTCCACACAACAGACCTCTGCATCTCAGCCCGCTCCACCGCTGCCTGGCATCGGTTCCCTGGATCCAAAATTCGAGGAGCTGATTCGTCAGTTTGAGGAGGAATTCGGGGAAGCTTCGCCCTCCATTCCTGCTACTGGTGCCCCAGATCTGGGTGCTGCTCCACCTGTGGTGACTGAATCACAACCAAACTCTAACTCAGGACAAGCCAGACCCCAGTCACCTTCCACAGAGGAGCTCAACAACCCCATCGTCACCCCAATTCAGCCCGAGTCCATgcaagagggagagaaggaaagagagctGGAAGTGAAGCAGGATGAagcaggagagaaagaggaagaccCCTTGTCGTCCAGCCTGCATCCTGCCATCAAGCAGGAAGCTGAGCAGTGTGAAATAGATGTCAAGCCCTCAGGCCAGCTCTTGTCGCAGATGCAGGAGGCATATTTGCAGCAGCAACAGCACCGAGTCCTGGTGAATCCATTCACCACACCCTTCTCTCCTCCAAACAAACGCGTGAAGATCGAGTCATCGGGTGGATTGACGGTGCTTTCGACCACTGGCTCCTTCTCCACCGCAGGAGACGATTTAGATACTCCCAAGAAGGATGATTTTCCCATGACTCCCTCACTGAAAGGCTTCCTGGAGTCTCCAATGCGCTACTTGGATACCCCAACCAAGAACCTTCTGGACACACCTGTGAAGGATGACCAACCAGAGTTCCCCCTCTGTAATTGTGTGG AGCAAATTGTGGAGAAAGATGAAGGCCCCTACTACAATCATTTGGGATCAGGCCCTACTGTTGCTTCCATAAGAGAGCTCATGGAGAATAG ATATGGAGAGAAGGGCGACGCCATCCGTATCGAGAAGGTGATCTTCACCGGCAGAGAGGGCAAGAGTTCCCAGGGATGTCCGATCGCAAAATGG gtgaTTCGGCGTGGCAGCGAGAAGGAGAAGCTACTGTGTCTGGTGAGGCACCGAGCTGGTCACCACTGTGACAACGccgtcatcatcatcctcatcatgTGCTGGGAGGGCGTCCCCAGGTCCATCGGGGACAAACTGTACCGCGAGGTGTCCGACACGCTCACCAAGTACGGCATCCCAACCAGCCGCCGTTGTGGACTCAACGATGA TCGTACGTGTGCGTGTCAGGGGAAGGACACGGAACTGAGTGGTGCGTCCTTCTCCTTCGGTTGTTCCTGGAGCATGTACTTCAACGGGTGTAAGTACGCCCGCAGCAAGATACCCCGCAAGTTCCGTCTGCAGGGAGAGCGTCCTGAAGAG GAAGACATTCTCAGGAATAACTTCCAGGACTTGGCCACGAGGGTAGCTCCCGTCTATAAGAAGCTGGCCCCTCAGGCCTACAGCAACCAG TGTGCACACGAGAAGGTGGCGACGGACTGCCGTCTGGGTCTTCAGGAGGGGAGGCCTTTTTCGGGCATCACCGCGTGCATGGATTTCTGCGCTCATGCTCACAAAGACCAGCACAACCTCCACAATGGCTGCACTGTG GTCTGCACTCTTACGAAAGAGGACAATCGGCAGGTGGGAGTCATTCCCGACGACGAACAGCTACACGTGCTTCCGCTCTATAAGATCTCCCTGGCGGACGAGTTTGGCAGCGAGGAGAACCAGCGCCTCAAGATGCAGAACGGTGCCATCCAGGTCCTCAGCAACTTCCGCCGGGAGGTCCGGAAACTTCCGGAACCCGCCAAATCCTGTCGGCAGCGCCGGCTTGAGGCCAAGAAGGCCGCGTCGGAGAAGAAGAGCAAAAAGCAGCAGGTGTCGGTCACGCCAGAGAAATCGATGAAGAAGGAGATCCAtcctccacacccacaggaGGGCAATAAAG CAATTCCAAAACAAGAGGTAAAGCCCACCATCAAAAAACAGTTGGTCGACCACTTTCAGGCCATGAACGGAACCTTGAATGGCTACTCGGCCCTGGGAGGCAGTAAGATGTGTCCGGATCCGTATGGCATGAACAGTGCCTACTCTTCCTTCTCTGCTCCTTATGTCAGAGGAAGCATGCCTTCCAACGGTCAGCCTGCTGTCCATGTCAATGGCTTCCACCCCAACCTTCAAGGGATGCCCTACAATTACTACAACTACTCCCCCAATGCACTTTTGCCCCCAGACCTCTTGGGTTATGAGGGTCGCAATAGCACGTGGTCCAGAGGGTCAGCGGGGGACCAGAAACCCGATCCACAGGAGCTTCAGGCCCGGATGGTGCAGGCGTACTCCAACCGCGCCGACCAACAGCGCCAGCAGGTTTCGGACGTGGCCGGTCTGGGCTACCCGCATCAGTCCGAGTTGTCCGCCTCTCCGGTTCCGCCCAGCCGCGCTTCGTCCGTGCCCCCCGATCAGCTGCACCGCGCTGCCCCCGTCATCAAGCAGGAGCCCATGGAGGTGCCGTTGTTCGACAGCAGACCGGACGGCCAAGGTCAGAGCCGCCCCTCCACGCCCAGCGTCACCCCGCAGCCCGACGCTTGGCCCGGGCACAAACCCAACGGGAGCCTGCCGTGCAAAGCCTGGGACGGGAGTGTGAGAGCGGGCGTAGCTCCTTCACCCTTCAGACCAGACAAGCAGCGTCTCCAAGCACAGCACTCCCCCTACCCCCACCCGCAACGACAGTGGAGCTCTTACCCCGGCACGTCCACGTCCATGTCCCCCGCTGCGTCTCCCTCCCCAGCCCTGAAGACGGGCCCGTCTCCGTCCCCTCACCCAGCAACACCGCACCATTGGGACAGCCCTGCCCTGAGCCCCCAGCCCAAGGCGTGGGGTCCTCTCGGGCCGTCGGGTTACGGCCCTGCGGGGCTCAGGCAAGGCACTCCCGTCGGCGCTTACCCAGACAAGATGCTGTCCCAGGCGGCCGAGAGCCGAGGTTCCACCCCACTGGGGCTCCaggagaaggcgttgaagtccggTGGTGCCTCTGCAGCAGGGAGCGCTCCTTCTCCGGCTCCGGAGGGCCGGTTGTTTCCGGACGCGCTCCAGAAGCCGGACAGGCAGGCGTGCTGGGACAGCGAGGTGGAGAGTCAGAGCGAGCGGGaggcggaggaagaggaggaggtgtggtcgGACAGCGAGCACAACTTCCTGGACCCCAACATCGGCGGTGTCGCGGTGGCCCCTGCGCACGGCTCCATCCTCATCGAGTGCGCCAAGCGGGAGCTCCACGCCACCACGCCCCTGAAGAAGCCCGACCGTAGCCACCCCACCCGCATCTCCCTGGTCTTCTACCAGCACAAGAACCTCAACCAGCCCTGCCACGGTCTGGCGCTCTGGGAGGCAAAGATGAAGATGCTGGCTGAGAGGGCCAAGCAGAGGCAGCAGGAAGCAGCTCTTCTGGGACTCTCGCAGGAGGAAATAAAGGCCTATGGCAAGAAGCGCAAGTGGGCGGACGGAGCGGCGAGTCCATCGTCAGGTGCGACCAAGGACCGGCGGGACGGGGTGACGACACGGTTGGCCCCCACACAGCACACCACCACCATGGTCACTGTGTCACCCTACGCCTTCACTCAGCTCACGGGGCCCTACAGTCGCTTTATGTAA